One genomic window of Microbaculum marinisediminis includes the following:
- a CDS encoding ActS/PrrB/RegB family redox-sensitive histidine kinase: MDDITFGATRLRLHTLTRLRWIAVAGQSVAVLGVYILFGYDLPLGFCFALIAFSAWLNIFLRIRYPASRELTARLATVLLGYDIVQLAVLLALTGGLANPFSILLLVPVVVSASALPPANTVLLGGIALTAASIIGAVHLPLPWLGGDAPDLPVLYISGIWVALALAIGFTGVYAFRVAREARQMSDALAAAALVLAREQHLSALDGLAAAAAHELGTPLATIALVSRELERDLPREGPHAEDVRLLRSQVERCRGILERIGSLGEEPGGHLDRLPLSSLIEEIAAPHREFGIDIRIHLDGAPPEPVGRRDPGILYGLGNLAENAVDFAASTVDIRAGWTADTVTIEIVDDGPGFTPEVLAKIGEPYISTRGRRRGGVEESGLGLGLFIAKTLLERSGAQLLFANRAPMGRGAFVSASWPRSRFEVAGPAGSVGSAGAAGFDLGVAGDNKVTGNPAATAAKETMASRT; this comes from the coding sequence TTGGACGACATCACCTTCGGGGCGACACGGCTGCGCCTGCATACGCTGACCAGGCTGCGCTGGATCGCGGTCGCCGGCCAGTCCGTCGCCGTGCTCGGGGTCTACATCCTGTTCGGCTACGACCTGCCGCTCGGCTTCTGCTTCGCGCTGATCGCGTTTTCGGCGTGGCTGAACATCTTCCTGCGCATCCGCTACCCGGCCTCGCGCGAGCTGACCGCGCGGCTGGCCACCGTGCTGCTGGGCTACGACATCGTCCAGCTCGCCGTCCTGCTGGCGCTCACCGGCGGGCTGGCCAATCCGTTCTCGATCCTGCTGCTGGTGCCGGTCGTGGTCTCCGCGAGCGCCCTGCCGCCGGCCAACACGGTGCTGCTCGGCGGCATCGCGCTCACCGCCGCCAGCATCATCGGCGCGGTGCACCTGCCGCTGCCCTGGCTCGGCGGCGACGCGCCGGACCTGCCGGTGCTCTACATCTCGGGAATCTGGGTGGCGCTGGCGCTGGCCATCGGCTTCACCGGCGTCTACGCCTTCCGCGTCGCCCGCGAGGCCCGGCAGATGTCGGACGCGCTGGCCGCCGCCGCGCTGGTGCTGGCCCGCGAGCAGCATCTCTCCGCCCTCGACGGCCTCGCCGCCGCCGCCGCGCACGAGCTCGGCACGCCGCTGGCCACCATCGCGCTGGTCTCCCGCGAACTGGAGCGCGACCTGCCCCGCGAGGGGCCCCATGCCGAGGACGTCAGGCTGCTGCGCAGCCAGGTCGAGCGCTGCCGCGGCATCCTCGAGCGCATCGGCTCGCTCGGCGAGGAGCCCGGCGGCCATCTCGACCGGCTGCCGCTGTCGAGCCTGATCGAGGAAATCGCCGCCCCGCACCGCGAGTTCGGCATCGACATCCGCATCCATCTGGACGGCGCGCCGCCGGAGCCGGTCGGCCGCCGCGATCCCGGAATCCTCTACGGCCTCGGCAATCTCGCCGAGAACGCCGTCGATTTCGCCGCCTCCACCGTCGATATCCGCGCCGGCTGGACCGCCGACACGGTGACCATCGAGATCGTCGACGACGGACCGGGCTTCACGCCAGAGGTTTTGGCGAAGATCGGCGAGCCCTATATATCCACCCGTGGCCGGCGTCGCGGCGGCGTCGAGGAATCCGGGCTCGGCCTCGGCCTGTTCATCGCCAAGACGCTGCTCGAGCGCTCCGGCGCGCAGCTGCTGTTCGCCAATCGCGCGCCGATGGGGCGCGGCGCCTTCGTCAGCGCGTCCTGGCCGCGCAGCCGCTTCGAGGTCGCCGGCCCCGCCGGTTCCGTAGGGTCCGCCGGCGCTGCGGGATTTGACCTCGGCGTTGCGGGCGATAATAAGGTGACAGGAAATCCGGCCGCCACGGCGGCGAAAGAGACGATGGCAAGCAGGACATGA
- the addA gene encoding double-strand break repair helicase AddA — protein sequence MSTLARPVPEPVKQRQREASDPRGSAWVSANAGAGKTYVLAQRVLRLLLSGADPARLLCITYTKAAAAEMSNRVFEWLSEWTTLSDDALRQKIAEIEGRPPKPEALARARRLFAAAVETPGGLKIQTIHAFCERLLQQFPFEASVTAGFTVLEERGSAELLAEARAEVLVETGEDGPLTEAIADLLRRLSDTGFDDLLRAVLGRRGAFLEWLREGGDLAAALDGLRDRLGLAPGDGEAAVMAEILTGPHLPRSEWMSVAAALATGSKAVAELGGFLAAAAGADTDAGALDAYLSVFIAPSSGEERKRFLTKPFIAEFPDLADRLEREKARVAGLMDRLAAARLLAANASLFTVADAVIARYQSLKAARGFVDFDDLVERTAMLLGRADAGWVLFKLDGGLDHVLVDEAQDTSPRQWEIVEKMAGEFFAGEGARAANRTVFAVGDIKQSIYSFQGADPSRFDAMRRLFEARAGEAGKAFGYVPLRLSFRSTPTVLRAVDAVFEEGPATAGVILPEAPEQVIHEAIRENEPGLVELWDIEEPAESEDIAPWDAPLDADRAGSPESRLAERIARTIRTWLDRKEPLAATGAPIRPGDVMILVARRAPFAEPMIRALKSQNIPVAGADRLVLTDHIAVMDLMAVGRFALMPEDDLNLAALLKSPLIGLSEDALMALAIGRRGALWRALQTAAADDDRLAEIRDRLADWRARAGFEKPYEFYARILGRDRGRKAFHRRLGAEAFEALDEFLSLALAYERAETPSLAGFLAWLAAAPAEVKRDMDKGRDEVRVMTVHGAKGLEAPVVFLPDTCRATTGRGVGPLFRFDDGLGAPLVWAQSKQADCAATRALRATAERQRVEEANRLLYVAMTRARDRLYVAGFKTNANRLPDGAWHGLMANALAPILTPAETPDGPVRRYIGPGVPAQPRPPVEAVLAAPALPAWVGADAPRERPAVAPLAPSRLAEHVASGEGEARGRKEAMRRGTVLHRLLEALPEIGPQDRRAAGERALAVLAPDWPEETRAGYLAEVLAILDDPAFAAVFAPGAQAEVNIAGRPAPGGAPLIGQIDRLAVTDHDILIVDYKTDRTVPETPDDVPAAYLAQLAAYGALAARIWPDRPVRAALLWTAAPRLMPLPRDLLERHGG from the coding sequence ATGAGCACGCTCGCCCGTCCCGTCCCCGAGCCGGTGAAGCAAAGACAGCGCGAGGCGTCGGATCCGCGCGGCTCTGCCTGGGTCAGCGCCAATGCCGGTGCCGGCAAGACCTATGTGCTGGCCCAGCGCGTGCTGCGCCTGCTCCTGTCCGGCGCCGATCCGGCGCGGCTGCTCTGCATCACCTACACCAAGGCCGCCGCCGCCGAGATGTCGAACCGCGTGTTCGAGTGGCTGAGCGAATGGACGACCCTGTCCGACGACGCGCTTCGTCAGAAGATCGCCGAGATCGAGGGCCGCCCGCCGAAGCCGGAGGCGCTGGCGCGCGCCCGCCGCCTGTTCGCCGCCGCCGTCGAGACCCCCGGCGGCCTCAAGATCCAGACCATCCACGCCTTCTGCGAACGGCTGTTGCAGCAGTTCCCCTTCGAGGCGAGCGTGACGGCGGGCTTCACCGTTCTGGAGGAGCGCGGCAGCGCCGAACTCCTGGCCGAGGCGCGGGCCGAGGTGCTGGTGGAGACCGGCGAGGATGGTCCGCTGACCGAGGCGATCGCCGACCTGCTGCGGCGCCTGAGCGACACCGGCTTCGACGACCTTCTGCGCGCCGTGCTCGGCCGCCGCGGCGCCTTCCTCGAGTGGCTGCGCGAGGGTGGCGATCTCGCCGCCGCGCTCGACGGGCTGCGCGACCGTCTCGGCCTCGCGCCCGGCGACGGCGAGGCCGCGGTGATGGCCGAGATCCTGACGGGGCCGCACCTGCCGCGCTCCGAGTGGATGTCGGTCGCTGCCGCGCTGGCGACCGGCAGCAAGGCGGTCGCCGAGCTGGGCGGCTTTCTGGCCGCGGCCGCCGGGGCCGACACGGACGCCGGTGCGCTCGATGCCTATCTTTCCGTCTTCATCGCGCCGTCCTCCGGCGAGGAGCGCAAGCGGTTCCTGACCAAGCCCTTTATCGCGGAATTCCCCGATCTTGCCGACAGGCTGGAGCGCGAGAAGGCCCGTGTCGCCGGCCTGATGGACCGTCTTGCCGCCGCGCGGCTTCTGGCCGCCAACGCGTCGCTGTTCACCGTCGCCGACGCGGTGATCGCCCGCTATCAGTCGCTCAAGGCCGCGCGCGGGTTCGTCGATTTCGACGACCTCGTCGAGCGAACCGCCATGCTGCTCGGCCGAGCCGACGCGGGCTGGGTACTGTTCAAGCTCGACGGCGGCCTCGATCACGTGCTGGTCGACGAGGCGCAGGACACGAGCCCGCGCCAGTGGGAGATCGTCGAGAAGATGGCGGGCGAGTTCTTCGCCGGCGAAGGCGCGCGCGCGGCGAACCGGACGGTCTTCGCCGTCGGCGACATCAAGCAGTCGATCTATTCGTTCCAGGGCGCCGATCCGAGCCGGTTCGACGCCATGCGGCGGCTGTTCGAGGCGCGCGCGGGCGAGGCCGGAAAGGCCTTCGGCTACGTGCCGCTGCGGCTCTCCTTCCGCTCGACGCCGACCGTGCTCAGGGCGGTCGACGCGGTGTTCGAGGAGGGTCCGGCGACCGCCGGCGTGATCCTGCCGGAGGCGCCGGAACAGGTGATCCACGAGGCGATCCGCGAGAACGAACCCGGCCTCGTCGAGCTCTGGGACATCGAGGAGCCGGCGGAAAGCGAGGATATCGCGCCGTGGGACGCGCCGCTCGATGCCGACCGCGCCGGCAGCCCCGAGTCGCGGCTGGCCGAGCGCATCGCGCGCACGATCCGCACCTGGCTCGACCGCAAGGAACCGCTTGCGGCCACCGGTGCGCCGATCCGCCCCGGCGACGTCATGATCCTGGTCGCCCGCCGCGCGCCCTTCGCCGAGCCGATGATCCGCGCGCTGAAGAGCCAGAATATTCCCGTCGCCGGCGCCGACCGGCTGGTGCTGACCGACCATATCGCGGTGATGGACCTGATGGCCGTCGGCCGCTTCGCGCTGATGCCCGAGGACGACCTCAATCTCGCCGCCCTGCTCAAGTCGCCGCTGATCGGCCTCAGCGAGGACGCGCTGATGGCGCTGGCGATCGGCCGGCGCGGCGCGCTGTGGCGCGCACTCCAGACTGCGGCGGCGGACGACGACCGCCTCGCCGAGATCCGCGACCGGCTGGCCGACTGGCGCGCTCGCGCCGGCTTCGAGAAGCCTTACGAGTTCTATGCCCGCATCCTTGGGCGGGATCGCGGCCGCAAGGCCTTCCACCGCCGGCTCGGCGCCGAGGCCTTCGAGGCGCTGGACGAGTTCCTGAGCCTGGCGCTCGCCTACGAGCGTGCCGAGACGCCGAGCCTCGCCGGCTTCCTCGCCTGGCTCGCCGCGGCCCCGGCCGAGGTCAAGCGCGACATGGACAAGGGCCGCGACGAGGTGCGCGTCATGACCGTGCACGGCGCCAAGGGGCTGGAGGCGCCGGTGGTGTTCCTGCCCGATACCTGCCGCGCGACGACGGGGCGGGGCGTCGGCCCGCTGTTCCGGTTCGACGACGGCCTCGGCGCGCCGCTCGTCTGGGCGCAGAGCAAGCAGGCCGACTGTGCCGCGACCCGCGCCCTGCGCGCCACCGCCGAGCGCCAGCGCGTCGAGGAGGCCAACCGCCTGCTCTACGTGGCGATGACGCGCGCCCGCGACCGCCTCTATGTCGCCGGCTTCAAGACCAACGCCAACAGGCTGCCCGACGGCGCCTGGCACGGCCTGATGGCGAACGCGCTGGCGCCGATCCTCACGCCGGCCGAAACGCCCGACGGACCGGTGCGCCGCTATATCGGTCCCGGTGTCCCGGCGCAGCCTCGGCCGCCCGTCGAAGCGGTGCTCGCCGCCCCCGCACTGCCGGCTTGGGTCGGGGCCGACGCGCCGCGCGAGCGCCCCGCCGTTGCTCCGCTCGCCCCCTCGCGACTTGCCGAGCACGTCGCCTCCGGCGAGGGCGAGGCGCGGGGCCGCAAGGAGGCCATGCGGCGCGGCACGGTGCTGCACCGCCTTCTCGAGGCGCTTCCCGAGATCGGCCCGCAGGACCGGCGGGCGGCGGGAGAGCGGGCCCTTGCCGTGCTCGCCCCCGACTGGCCGGAGGAAACGCGCGCGGGCTATCTCGCCGAAGTGCTGGCGATCCTCGACGATCCGGCCTTCGCGGCTGTGTTCGCCCCGGGCGCGCAGGCCGAGGTGAACATCGCCGGCCGGCCGGCGCCGGGTGGCGCGCCGCTGATCGGCCAGATCGACCGGCTCGCCGTCACCGATCACGACATCCTGATCGTCGACTACAAGACCGACCGCACGGTCCCGGAAACGCCGGACGACGTGCCGGCGGCTTATCTCGCCCAACTTGCCGCCTATGGCGCGCTCGCCGCCCGCATCTGGCCGGACCGGCCCGTCCGCGCCGCGCTGTTGTGGACGGCGGCGCCGCGTCTGATGCCGCTCCCGCGCGATCTGCTCGAAAGGCATGGCGGCTAA
- a CDS encoding YaiI/YqxD family protein — MPDTTKAITIYVDADACPVKDEVYKVAGRHGLKVYVVANAFMMVPRDPLVERVIVAAGPDVADDWIAERASRGDIVVTADVPLADRCVKAGAAVLSPKGRAFTEDSIGMALATRNLMSDLRSAGATTSGPPPFAARDRSAFLSALNQAVVRLQRDGFATG, encoded by the coding sequence ATGCCCGACACGACCAAAGCCATAACGATCTATGTCGACGCCGACGCCTGTCCGGTGAAGGACGAGGTCTACAAGGTCGCCGGCCGGCACGGGCTCAAGGTCTATGTCGTCGCCAACGCCTTCATGATGGTGCCGCGCGATCCGCTGGTCGAGCGCGTCATCGTCGCCGCCGGTCCCGACGTGGCCGACGACTGGATCGCGGAACGGGCATCGCGGGGCGACATCGTCGTCACCGCCGACGTGCCGCTGGCCGACCGCTGCGTGAAGGCCGGCGCCGCCGTCCTGTCGCCGAAGGGCCGGGCCTTTACCGAGGATTCGATCGGCATGGCACTGGCGACGCGCAACCTGATGAGCGATCTGCGCTCCGCCGGCGCGACCACCAGCGGCCCGCCGCCCTTCGCCGCAAGGGACCGCTCCGCCTTCCTGTCGGCGCTGAACCAGGCGGTGGTCCGGCTGCAGCGGGACGGCTTCGCGACCGGCTGA
- the trxA gene encoding thioredoxin — MAVSHTTDADFQADVLDSAEPVVVDFWAEWCGPCKQIAPMLDEIDAEMAGKAKIVKVNVDENPGISANYGIRAIPTLMLFKGGQPVGTQVGVQPKSRLVSWISESL; from the coding sequence ATGGCCGTTTCCCATACGACTGACGCTGATTTCCAGGCCGACGTGCTCGATTCCGCCGAGCCGGTTGTGGTCGACTTCTGGGCCGAGTGGTGCGGGCCCTGCAAGCAGATCGCGCCGATGCTCGACGAGATCGACGCGGAAATGGCTGGCAAGGCGAAGATCGTAAAGGTCAATGTCGACGAAAACCCCGGCATTTCGGCCAATTACGGCATCCGCGCGATTCCCACCCTGATGCTGTTCAAGGGCGGCCAGCCCGTCGGCACCCAGGTCGGCGTGCAGCCGAAGAGCCGGCTGGTGTCGTGGATCTCCGAATCGCTCTGA
- a CDS encoding ActR/PrrA/RegA family redox response regulator transcription factor produces the protein MTESADDAVLALPDRTLLILDDDRPFLTRLARAMERRGFEVTEADTVAAGLVAVDKTPPAFAVVDMRLEDGNGIEVIRRLKEKRPEARAIILTGYGNIATAVTAVKLGAVDYLAKPADADEVFAALMAESDDKAVPPENPMSADRVRWEHIQRVYELCDRNVSETARRLNMHRRTLQRILAKRAPR, from the coding sequence ATGACCGAATCCGCCGACGACGCGGTGCTCGCGCTACCCGACCGCACGCTGCTGATCCTCGACGACGACCGCCCCTTTCTCACCCGGCTGGCCCGCGCGATGGAGCGACGCGGCTTCGAGGTGACCGAGGCCGACACCGTCGCCGCCGGCCTGGTGGCGGTCGACAAGACGCCGCCGGCCTTCGCCGTGGTCGACATGCGGCTGGAGGACGGCAACGGCATCGAGGTGATCCGCCGGCTCAAGGAGAAACGCCCCGAGGCCCGCGCCATCATCCTCACCGGCTACGGCAACATCGCCACCGCCGTCACCGCGGTGAAGCTCGGCGCCGTCGACTATCTGGCCAAGCCCGCCGACGCCGACGAGGTGTTCGCCGCGCTGATGGCCGAAAGCGACGACAAGGCGGTGCCGCCGGAAAACCCGATGTCGGCCGACCGGGTGCGCTGGGAGCACATCCAGCGCGTCTACGAGCTGTGCGACCGCAACGTCTCGGAGACCGCCCGGCGGCTCAACATGCACCGCCGCACGCTGCAACGGATCCTGGCCAAGCGCGCCCCGCGCTGA